Genomic segment of Anaerolineae bacterium:
CTGGGCACCCGCCAGCTTACGCATCTCCTGCCAAGGGGCGGTCAGCGCCGTCACCTCCAGCAGGGCGACAGCCAGCACAGCGGGCAACTGATCCGCGCCAGCCATCAGCCCATCGTGTTCGCTGGCATCCAAGAAGAGCGGCTGTGCGCCCAAGCGGCTAACCAAGCTGGCGACCACCTGCACGGCGTCAGGGGCCGTCGTCGGCGCAGGGCACAGACAATAGATCGCCCCCTGCAGTAGCTCCGCCGAGCCCACACCGGTTGCTGCCCTCCCCTCGGGATGGCGCAAGATCGGATCGCCGCCGACGAAATGCGTGGAATCCGGCAGCAGCTCATCCGCCCATCGCAGCACAGGCTCTTTGATGCTCGCCGTGTCGGTGATGATGCATCCCGGCTTCAGCACATGCGTGATGGCCTCCATCGTCTCCCGGATGGCCATTACCGGCAGAGCTAGGATGATAAAGTCAGCATCTTCGCACGCGCGGATCAGGTTCCACTCGGTGCGATCCACCGCGCCGGCCTTACGGGCTGCCGCCGCGACGCCCGGCTCTCGATCGTGGCCGATCACCTCGAACTCGCGATCCCCCTGACACAGGGCCATCCCGATCGAGCTGCCGACCACTCCCAAGCCGACAATCGTGATCTTCGCCTTAGCCATCGGATATGTTACCCCAACAACAAACGCAACGTCGCCGTCACCGGCGGCGTCAAAATCAACCCAAGCAAGTTGATTGGCAGAATGATCAGAGCTAACAAGATGAAGGGGCCATATGGCTCCAAGCGTCGAAATTGATATGCCAGGCGAGGGGGCAACAGCCCCACCGCCACCTCAAAACCATCAAGCGGCGTGATGGGCAGGAGGTTAAAGAAGCAGAGTACCACGTTCAGTAAGATGAACTGCTGCGTGAAGAGTACCGGGCTGGGCAGGATCGTCCATATGCCGCTACGGCGGTCTACCATCGGCATCTCCACCACTTGGACGACCAGCGCCATCAGAAACGCCAGCAAGAGATTGGACAGAGGCCCGGCCGCGGCCACCAAGAGCCGCCCCCATCGGGGGTCTATGCGGATGTTCCAGGGGCTCCAGCGCACCGGCTTCGCCCAACCAAAGCCGGCGATCAAAAACATGAGCGAGCCCAGCACATCCAGATGGGCACGCGGGTTGAGCGTTAGGCGGCCCTCGCGCCGCGGCGTCGGGTCGCCGAGGCGGACGGCGACCCAGGCATGGGCGAACTCGTGGACGGTAAGCGCGATAATGAGGATCAGCAAACGCGCAAGCAATACCGGCAACGACATCCCGGAAGTCAGCACAGCCCTCTCCTTGATCTCATCCAAGCGACCCGTGATCCACTTCGATTTTGACCGCAACAGGATTATAACACACCTCATCCGCTCGCCCAAGTCGCGGAAGAAAAACAGAGCCGTCTGCTCGGCCCTGCCTCCAAATAGCTACCTGGTGAGCGATGGATCTTAGAAATAGGCCATTTGGCGGTTGACGAGACGCGAGAGATGATATACAGTAATATCAAACTGGTTTAAACGGAGCGCAGCGAGATGAGGCTACTTCCAGTAGCCATGTGGATGCTGTTTGCGGTGCAAGCCATCCAGTGCATCTGTCCCAGGCGGGGGCGTTAGCATCCTCGTCTGGGAGGTACTTGCTGCGTAGTAACTGAAGACCAACCGACGAGTCGGTGCGACCTGCCCCCGCAGTGAGGAGTGAAACGCGCGGGGTGCCGGCGTCGAGAGCAAGCGAAGAGCTCAGGGCCAGCCCCTGGGCTCTTTTCACATCTCCGGCCGGGGCTCCTGTCAGGTGACGCCAACGCCGACGTCGTCGTGTTGGTCTTTTTCTTATGTCAATGTAGTCTTATGGCGGCTGTGCTGCCGCAAAACCACCCCCGATGGAACCCCATCCCCGCGTGCGAGGGCGGAGCCAGGAATGGCTCACTTACAGTGGGTTTGGCCTCTTCAGTCGGGCGGTGAATTGCTAAGTGACGAACAAATGGAAGGGTGGATATGGATCGCGAACCAATGGCGGAGATCTATCGCTTCGCCGAGCTGATTGAGCGGAGGCGACGTGGCGAGGTAGACGAGGAGGATTTCCGTCGTTTCCGCCTGCAGCACGGGGTCTACAGCATCCGCGGCCAAACTGATGTTCAGATGATACGGGTGAAAGTCCCTCACGGCGCCCTGACGGCCACGCAACTGGAGCGCCTGGGGGACATCGCCGAGCGGTTCACCTCAGGGATCGGCCACATCACCACCCGTCAGGATGTCCAATTCCATTGGGTACGTCTGGAATCGGTACCCGAAGTGCTGCGCCTGCTGGCCGAAGTGGGGCTCACCACGCGCGAGGCGTGCGGCAATGTCGTCCGCAACGTGACGGCTTGCCCGTTGGCAGGGGTTTGCCGCACCGAGGCCTTCGATGTCACCCCCTACGCGGCTGCGCTCTCGCGTCACTTGTTGCACAACCCCATTTGCCAGACGTTGCCGCGCAAGTTCAAAATCGCCCTCTCCGGATGCGCCACCGATTGCGCCATGGCCGGCATCCACGACATCGGCGCTGTAGCGACGGCTCAGGAGGAAAACGGTACGGCTCGCTGGGGATTCCGGCTGTAAGTGGGCGGCGGGCTGGGGCCGGCGCCACGGGCAGCGCAACTGCTGGAGCCGTTCACGCCAGCCGAAGACCTCATCCTGACGGCCACAGCAATCGTGCGCGTGTTCGACCGCCTGGGCAACCGCCAGAACCGGATGCGGGCTCGCATGAAATTCCTCATCGAGGAGCTGGGCATCGAAGCGTTTCGCCGGCTGGTCTTCGAGGAACGGCGAGCGCTGTGGGCATCCTGGCCTGACGGATCGCCATCGGCACCAGAGGTTCAAGAGCCGGCGGCGCCGGCTGTAATCCCACCACGGGCGATTCACTCAGCTCCCCCTGGGTTCGATATCTGGCGAAGGACGAACGTGGTGGCCCAAAAACAGGCCGGCTTTTACGCAGCTTACGTGACCGTACCCGGAGGCGACCTGATGGCAGCCCAGTTCCGGGCTCTGGCGACCCTGTTGTGGGAACTTCCAGGCGTGGAACTGCGCACGGTGATCACGCAGAACCTAGTCTTGCGCTGGGTGCCAGAGGCCTGGCTGCCGGCCCTCTACGCAAGGCTGGTAGAAGCGGACCTGGGCTGGCCCGGGGTGCACGGCATCGGTGATGTGGTGGGCTGTCCTGGGGCCGATACCTGCAACCTGGCCGTGACCTATTCACATCGCCTGGCGCTAGAGCTGACGCGGCGGCTGGCGGAGCGCCCAGATGTGGCCCTGGCGGATGAGCTGAGAGATGTGACCATCAAGATCAGCGGCTGCCCTAACTCGTGCGGCCAGCACCACATCGCGACTATCGGGCTATACGGCGCCGCGCGTAAGGTGGGCGAGCGCCAGGTGCCGTTCTACCAGCTCTTGCTGGGCGGCAGAGCGCACGATGGGGAGGTGATCTTTGCCAGGCCTATCCTGCGCATCCCTGCCCGTCAGGTGCCGGAAGCCATCTTCCGGCTGGTGGACGCGTATCGAAGCGAGCGGCGGGATGGCGAATCGTTCGTGGACTGGCTCGAACGGAAGGAGGCGGGTGACGGGGATACGGACGAAACCCTGCAATGGTGATGAGAGTGGTCAGGTGGCGAATAGAAAGCCCAGAGGCGAAGCCCAACAGCTTCGAGGCCAGCACATTCTTGAAGGAGGGGACCATGTTGCAGACGAACGTCGTCACATCAGCACTTGTTCGGACGGAGCGCCGCGAGAACCGGTTGGCGCGCGCCGTCCAACAGTTATTGGACGACTTGGCCCAACTCCCGCCGTACGAGCAGGCCCCAGAGCTCTACACAGATTGGGGTGAGCAAGGAGAGTTCAAGGTCCAGGTCGGCCGGGGCGAGTGCGCCCTGTGAGGCGTAAAGACGCAGGGATGAGGGGAGACAAGGGGACAAGGAGAGGATCCGCCTTGCTCTTCGTCCCCTTATCTCCTCGCCACAGAGAGCAGTGCCATTAGACTAGAGAGAGTAAATGAGCCAGCTATCGCGCCCCTGGAGATCCCCGTTGCTGATTTGGAGGCTGCTACGCCTCAGGTCTGCGTGGCTGCTAGCTTTGGGAAGGACAGCGTCACGGTGCTTCACATGCTGCGCGACATCAAGCCCGACATCGAGGTGATCTATCTGAACGCGGGATACGAGTTCCCGGAGACCTTGATGTTCATCGAGCGCTTGAAGCAAGATTTGAACGGGCCGGCCGTTGGGCAGGCACTGCCAAAGAGAGAGGAGAGTGCGGCATCCATGTGGGCTCTGCTTACGGCTTTGAATACCAAAACCAAGGAAAGGCGCGTTGTCATGGCGAAAGATGTCGTTTGCGGGATGGAAGTAGACCCTAAGAAGGCGGCTGGGAAGTCCGAATATCAAGGGCAAACGTACTACTTTTGCTCCCGCGGCTGCAAAGCGGCATTTGACAAGGAGCCACAGAAGTACGTCGGCCGGGCACAGGGCCACGGCGTTCATCGCAGTCACTATTGATCGAGGTTTCAGACCAGCCTCGCAGGCCGCCACCATGAGGTTTTCCAGAGGGGCAGCCCTTCCAGGAAACCCTTTTGGCCCATTGAGAGGATAGAGCCGATTCCTGATGATTAGCCTCTATCATCGCTTCGTGCATTGGATGCTTTCGCCGTGGATCGTCACAGCCATCTTCATTGGCAATATGATCGGCGCGGTGGCCGGGATGATCTACTGGTATGGCGGCCACTTCGCTGCTAGTCCATGGTATTTGTGGCCCTTCATCCCCGATTCGCCCGGCAGCACGTTCCTGGTATTGCCCGCCCTGGCTCTGATCTTATGGAAGCGTCCAGGCTGGCCACTGCTCAACGCCTTCGCGGCCTTCGGCGTGATTAAGTATGGGCTGTGGACGGTGGCATTTTGGTCACTGTTTTGGCTGAGCGGCGGCCCGTTCACATTGGAAAACGTGGCAATGACCTTCACCCATCTGGTGATGACGGGCGAAGGGCTTTTCCTGCTGTATTATGCGCGGTTGACGCGGCGCGCGGCCATCGGGCTGAGCCTATGGTTCGCCTTCAACGATTGGACGGACTACGGCCCGTTGCAGACACGGCCGGGCTTACCTCTAGGGGTGTCGATTGCGACCATGATGTGGGTAGCCGTCGCGTTGACCGGGCTGCTCAGCGCGGTTTGTATCTGGATTGCAGATCGAGGGGAACAACGATGGATGGGCCGATGAGTTCTGCAGCGAACCCTTCCTATTCAAAGCCCGGAAGAGCCTCGGTGGTTCGGCGACAGTCGCCGGTAGAAACGGCTCTGGTACGTGCGATCGACGCATTCCCTGTAGGCATCGCCCGCCACTGGCTGCCGGCCCTCTTGATCGCGCTGGGGATTTTCGTCACGTTACCGTTCCTGGCACCAGTCGCCATGGCTGCCGGCTGGGTTTGGCTAGGGAAACTGATCTATGTGATGTATATCCCGTTTTGTCACCAGTTGCCTCAGCGTAGCTGGTTCCTCTTTGGCCCCCAGCTCACGTATCGTCTGGACGAGATCGCTCAGGTCTATCCGTTCCTCGATCCTTGGCGGCTGCGCTTCTTCTACGGCACAGCAGAGATGGGCTGGAAGGTGGCCTGGAGCGATCGGATGATCAGCTTTTTCGGCCTGTTGCCGGTCTTTGGGCTCCTCTATGCCGGGATCAGACGATGGCGTAGGCCGGCACCGCGCCCTTTATCTCTGTGGCTATTCCTGGCAGCCCTGACGCCGCTGGCCCTGGATGGCCTCACCCACTTGGTGAATGACGCGCTCTTTGGCGTTGCCGGCGGCTTTCTCGATACCAACGCCTGGCTGGCAAAGCTCACTGAGAACGCGTTTCCGGGCTTCTATGCAGGGGATCATTATGGGACGTTCAATTGGTGGATGCGATTGGTGACCGGAGCGCTGGGAGCCTGGGCCATCGTGTTCTTTGGTTTCCCCTGGCTGAATCGTTTATTCAGGGACGATCAGGCGAAATGAGCTTCTTAACTCGGCAAGGAAGTGTATAATGTAAAGTCCCTGCAAAGACCCATGTTCAAAATGAGTGCAACCTATCCTTAATTAGCACCGTTTTCTAGCCCTTTCGCCTCTCAGATGGGGCTGAAGATGCTTTCTGAGGACGAATGAACGTTCACGAGATCTTACGTCAACACCACTTGCGGCCACGCAAAGGACTGGGGCAGCACTTCTTGGTAGACGAGGTGCACCTGGCGCGTATCGTCGCGGCAGCAGAGTTGACGAAAGCAGATGTAGTGCTGGAGATCGGCCCCGGCTTGGGGACGCTCACGGAGCGCTTAGCTGAAGCCGCAGGCCGCGTCATCGCTGTGGAACTGGATTCACGCATGGTGGCCATTCTAGCGGAAACGCTAGCCGGACGAACGAACGTGCATATTGTCCACGGCGATATCCTCTCCTTGGATCCTGCCCAGCTTGTCACTGAGGGTCCAAATGTCGACATATCATCGCTTTGTCCTTCGTCCCTCGTCTGCCCTATTTCCTATAAGGTGGTCGCCAATTTGCCCTACTACATCACCTCGGCCGTAATTCGTCACCTGTTGGAAGCACGACTCCCTCCATCTCTGATGGTGCTCACCGTGCAACGCGAGGTGGCTCAACGTATGATCGCCCGTCCGCCAGAGATGAACCTGTTGGCCATTAGCGTTCAGCTCTACGCCAGCGTCGAGATCGTAGATCGCATCCCGGCCGGTGCCTTCTACCCAGCCCCGAAGGTGGATTCCGCAGTAGTACGCCTGCGGCGCTATGAGCGACCAGCCGTAGATGTGACGGACGTGGAGAGCTTCTTCGAGGTGGTAAAGGCCGGGTTCGGACAACGTCGCAAACAATTACGCAACGCGCTTGCCTCCGGCCTGGGTCGCTCACCAGCCAGTGTGGCCGCCGTGTTGCGGACAGCCCAAGTAGATCCACACCGACGGGCGGAAACATTAACGTTAGAAGAGTGGGCGCGGCTGGCCAGAGCCGTTGACAGCCTTCCTGCGCAATGCTAGAATGAGGTCATCCGACGCCAGACTTGGAGAGACACAAATGGCGATGGCGACCTCAGCCTCTACCGAGCTAGATGCGCTGAGGCTGGACCCAGAACGACAGGCTCAGGCTAAGGAGTATGCGCGCATTCGCCGTCGGCTTTTGGCGGTGGAACTGGGAATAGGGCTAGCGTTTCTGTTAATCTGGTGGTGGAGTGGCCTCACTTTCCGCCTGCGCGATGCCCTGGCAGGTCTGCCAGCATGGGCCGGCCTGGCCCTCTATCTCATTGCCTTCGGTGCCAGCTACACAGCCTTGACCCTGCCGCTATCCTGGTATGCCGGCTTTGCTCTACCGCACCGCTATGGCCTGTCCACGCGATCACTGCGCTCCTGGGCCCTAGACGAGGTCAAAGGGCTGGCGGTCGCTGGGTTTCTTCTCTTGTCTTTAGCCGAGGCGATATACGCGCTGTTGCGCGCCCAGCCGGATCGCTGGTGGATATGGGCCGGCCTTGCTTACCTGGCCTTCACCGTGGCACTTGTCCATCTAGCTCCCGTGCTGATCGCGCCGCTGTTCTACAAGTTCGAGCCGCTCATAGAGCGTTCGGACGATGCCCAGGAGCGAGCTCGCGCTCAAGCGCTGGCGGATCGGCTCACACGGCTGGCGGAACGGGCCGGCACGCGAGTGCGCGGCGTGTATGCCTTTAACATGAGCCGCACGACCACGGCTGCGAACGCGGCGTTGATCGGGTTGGGCAACACCCGCCGTATCATCCTGGCTGATACCCTTTTAGATCGCTACACTCCTGACGAGATCGAAACGATCCTGGCTCATGAGTTAGCCCACCAAGTTCACAACGATACGGGCAAGGGGATCGCCTTTGCCACCGCCCTGATCCTCCCGGGGTTTTACCTAGCTCATCTAGCGTTATGGTGGGGTGCAAGCCACTTCGGATTCCAAGGGATCGCTGACCTGGCGGCCATACCATGGTTTGCCCTGGTCATGAGCGGCTTCCTGCTTGTCACGCTCCCGTTGCAGAACGCCTGGTCGCGCTGGAGAGAGCGCCTAGCCGACCGATACGCATTAGAGGCCACTGGACGCCCGCACGCATTCGCGTCAGCCATGATGCGACTAGCTAATCAAAACCTGGCTGAGGCAGAGCCACCGCGCTGGGTAGTATGGCTGCTCCACAGCCATCCGCCCACCGGCGAACGGATACGTATGGCTGAGCGGTATGCACAGGCGATGAGAGATCGTTCCTCGTCTTAAATCCGGAGGAGCCTCTCATGCAGCCACTAGTCGAATGCGTGCCTAACTTTTCAGAAGGGCGGCGACCCGAGGTGATCCGGGCCATTCGCGATGCCATCGCCAGCGTCTCGGGTGTGCGGGTGCTGGATGTTCACTCAGATGCCGATCACAACCGTTCAGTGATCACCTTCGCTGGACTACCGGAACCCGTGCTGGAGGCGGCGTTTCAGGGGATCGCTATGGCGGCTCGCCTGATTGACATGGAACAGCACCGCGGCCAGCATCCACGCCTAGGTGCAGCTGATGTGGTGCCATTCGTGCCCCTCCGAGGAGTGACCCTTGCCGATTGCGTGGCTTTGGCTCGACGGCTGGGCCAGCGTGTGGGCGACGAACTGGGCATCCCCGTCTATCTGTACGAGGCAGCGGCCACTCGACCTGATCGCGTGAACCTGGCGGATGTGCGCCGAGGCGAATATGAACGGTTGAAGGAGGAGATCGCGACCAATCCAGACCGAGCCCCGGACTTTGGGCCGCGGACAGTGGGATCGGCCGGTGCCTGCATCATCGGCGCGCGCATGCCGCTAATCGCTTTTAACGTCTATCTGAACACAGACGACGTCTCCATCGCTAAAGCCATCGCCAAGGCAGTGCGTCATTCCAGCGGTGGCTTACGCTATGTGAAGGCGCTAGGTGTGAAGGCAGGTGGACTAGCTCAAGTGACGATGAACCTGACGGACTTCCGACATACTCCACTGCATCGAGTGGTGGAGCTGATCCGCCGTGAGGCCGCGCGCTATGGCACTACCATCCATCATAGCGAGCTGGTGGGGCTGATCCCACAAGAGGCGGTGTTGGATGCGGCGGCCTGGTACTTGCAACTGGACGATCTAACCCCAGACCGCATCCTGGAAAACCGGCTGAACCAAGAGCAGCTGTGCCAGTGGAATGGTTGAGTCAAGCGTATTGCATTTATCTGTAGCACGTCAACGGATAGTAAGGAAATAGAAATTGACAAGCATGATAGCGATGGCTATACTGGACAGAGAGGATCAATGCCACAAGAGGTGCAGAGATGGCATTCCAGTCTCTGGAAGGTATAGCGCTGATCGCAGTGGGGGTCTTGTTCCTCCTCCCCGCTCTGGTAGGCTTTCTAAGCTGGCTGTTCGGTCGGGAGTCGTGGTTCTTTGGCTGGCCACTGGGAGCGAGACTTGCCATTCCAGGGTTAGGGATCGCGCTCGTTGTGGCTGGGCTGGGGGTCTTGTTCATGCCAGAGGCGTTCTTGCCTCCGAAAGCGGTGACGCCCACCCCGATCGTGATCCTGCCCTCGCCTACTAGCACCCCGACGGTGACCGCGACGCCTACTCATACCCCCACTAAGGTCCCATCTCCGTCCCCCACTGCGACCGCTACCGCAACGCCCACGGACACGCCAATTCCCACACCAGCGCCTGCCCTTGTTCCCACGCCGACCTTCACCCCTCAGGGCGATTGCGCCGAGCCAATCGTCCGCGCCATTCTGGCCGCCGGGGATGCGCAGGCCCGGTACATAGAAGGCCGCCTCTCTGCTGATGATCTGGCTCAGACTTGGGGCGGGGCTGCCGGAGAAGCTCGCCGGCAAGCTGATCGGATGATCCAGTATCGGGCCGTTGGGATTCGTAACATCCAGATCTCTCGGGTGAGCTGGCAGCTCGTGGCATGCCGGGTAGTGGAAACCATAGGCGAAGATCGGGTTCGGGTAGTCACTGAAGAGCACTGGACCTACGAGGCGAACCTGGACTGCGGCCAGGCCACCCTTCAGCCGTCGATATGGCTGGATCGTTTCCCCGCAGAGGAATATGTGCTGGTCCGCCAGGATAGCGAATGGCGCATCGAAGGCTGGGCGATCGGTCAGGGCACTAAACCTTCCCGCTGGCAATGCCCGTAGCCCTCGGCGTTATCCGGTATGCACGAGACCTAGCTCCACGAAATCGGCCCCGGTCACGGTCAACCATCGCGGTGAGCCCTCTTTCGCCGGGTCATATAGCCCAACGAGCAGCCGGTATTCCCCAGGTGGCAAGATGTTGGGCAACAAGATCCCGTAGCTGACGGTGGACATCTGCAGCTCTGTGACGCCGAAAGGGCGATCGGTTTGGGCCACCAGCGCTCCGTCGGCATCCACCAAATGGAGAAAGATCTTCTCGCTTCCCCTCAGCGCGTTGGCGGTACCTCGCCAGCGCAAGTGCACTGCCAACACTCCTCCTGGCGCGAGCCTCGATGGTTGTACGGAGGCTTCCACCAACGTCAACCCGTTCGCGAAAGCGACGTGGATCGGCGTCATCTCCTGCGGCGGCCGAACGTACACCTGGACGGTCCACACACCGACCGGCATTTCAGCGATCAACGCAAAGCGTTCGCTCAACACGGCCTGGGCGATGCCATCTTCATCCCATCCTTTACTGGTCTTCATGGCCAGGACCACGCGTTGAACCCCCGACTGGACCCAGGCAGCCACCTCCTGCTTGGCCCCCTCTCTGTCATAAGCGGCTGGAGGCAGAGTACCGTGAGGTACGGGTCCGGTGTAGTAGTACCAGAGCGTGGGATCCGGCCGATTATCCACTAGGCGGACCATTTCAGCCGGCATCCCGGCCGACAAGCGATCCAGCGCGGCTGCCAGCTCGCGCCAGCCCAGCGTCTTGCTATAAGCTGGGTCAGCATAGTAATGATAAAGCGAGGCGACATCGCCGAACAGCAAGATGGAGAACGCTGCAAAGGAGAGGAGACGAGGGGCGAAGGATAGAAAGTAAGGACTTCGCTTCCGCCCTCCGTTGTTCCCGATAGCAGCGGCGATCAACAGATAGAACGGCGGCACCGCCGCGATCAGATAGCGTTCGTTGAAAATAGGCCGGCTGCGCGCGCCGGCCCAGGTGGCCAACAGCGGAATGGCCAGATACAACGTCAACAGCCCCAATGCCCGCTGACTATGAGGATGGGTAGAAGCCAACCGCCATGCGCCGCAAAGCGAAAGTGCGGCAGCAAGCCAGGTGAAGATCACGCGCGGTTCAGCAGGAAGAGTCTCCCCTACGGCGAAAGCGCTCAAAGAACGATGCAGCATCACTCCTATCGGGGGCGAATCGCCGGTGCCCTGATAGCTGACAAGGATGCCGCGAGCCAGCACCAACCAGGGCAGGTAAAGCAGCCCTAGAAGGATTTGCAGCCTGAGCCATTGGTTGAATCGCTGTCGCTGATCTCGTTGCAGGGCCACGCCGACCGCAAAAACGTTCTGAGCGAGAATTACAAAGGCAGCGAAGTAATGGGTATGCAGAGCCAGCCAGCTCACAAGCACATAGAGGTAGCCGGCCATGCAACCTCGTCCCTGCCACACTCTAATCGCCAAACCGGTGCTGGCCAAGGTAAAGGCCAGGCTGATGGTATACATGCGGGCGTCTTGGCTATGCCAGACAGCATAAGGGCTGATAGCCAGCAACATGGTGGCCAGCGTGGCCGTGGATACCGGCAACATCAACTGCCGGCCCAGCCAATAGATCAATGCCACAGCTAGCACACCGAACCAGGTGCTGATGAAACGTAGCGCGAACTCGGTATGCCCAGCCAGCCCTATCCAGGCCTTTTGCAGGAAGTAACTGGCGACCGGGTGCGGTTCATGCAGTCTAAGGGTGTCACGGAGGATGCTGCCGTAGGAGCGCAGGCTGAAGAAGTACCCGAAAGCCTCATCACCGCGCAGCTCCTGATCGCCCAGCCGGAACACGCGCAGCGCAAAGGCGACGAAGATGATCGCCAGTAAGCTCAGCTGTGTAATTGTCCCATGTGCAGAGTTCCTCACTCCTTTGCTACCTGCTCCTGGCAGCGTTATGCTTTTGAGAAGTAGGCCTGGGGACCAAGCCCAGGCCCGTGGGGAAAGCAGAGGTCCCCTCAACGTCCAACCCAGGTCAAACGCGGCATGCGAAGCCTGCTGCGGTTACTGACCATATCCGCCACCAATGATGTAGTTTTCGAGCTGCTGAATGGTGATCCCCTGTTCGGCGATGATCTCCTTGACCACGTCTCCAATCGAGACAATGCCGACAAGCTGATCGTTTTCGAGCACAGGCAGATGACGAATGCGCTTATCCGTCATCAGCACCATACACTCATCCAGCGTTTGGTCAGGGCGAACGCAGTATACCTCGGAGGTCATAATGTCCTTCACAGGTGTGTTGAGCGAGGATCTGCCCTTAAGGATCACCTTACGGGCGTAATCGCGCTCGGAGAAGATGCCAACTAGCTTCCCATTTTCCAGCACTACCAGCGCTCCCACGTTCTTTTCGGCCATCTTCACCAGGGCCTCGTAGACCGTGGAGTTGGCCTCGACGCACCAGACATCATGACCCTTGACCTTTAGGATGTCTCTGACGGTTCTCATGATCTTCCTCCGTACGTAAAAAAGGAATCAATAAACCAGACGCTCCCAACAAATTGGGTGATACTGATATTATACATGAGTTCGATAGAAACCGCAGAAGGATCCAACCTCTACTAGTGTTGAGCATGCGTTCCATCCCTATCCAGTGCGTCCTCTTCGACTTAGACGATACTCTCTACCCTCGCCACGTCGGATTGATGGATCGCGTCCATGAGCGAATGGACGAATGGATCGTTCGGCATCTGGGCATATCCTATTGGGAATCGGCCATGTTACGACAGCGCTTCTACGAGCAATATGGCACCTCGATGGCCGGCCTGTTAGCGGAATACCATATCGATCCCGATGATTTCTTGCATTACGTGCACGATTTCAGCCCCAGCGATCTTTTGCAGCCAGATCCAGCACTGCATCAGGCCTTATGCCGTATCCCTCTTCGTCGCGTCGTGTTCACAAACGGGACGCGCGCCCACGCGTACCGAGTATTGGATGCCCTGGGGATTGAGACGCTGTTTGAGCGCGTGATAGACGTAGTGGATGTCGGCTATGTCAGTAAACCGGCCCCCTTGGCCTACCAACGGGCTTTAGCCCTGCTTCACCTTGCGCCGGGCCAGTGCATAATGGTTGAGGATAGTCCACGCAACCTAGCCCCGGCCAGAGCGATGGGGATGATCACGGTCCTGGTGGGCGACAAGCCGCATCAGGTCGCCGACTATCATGTGCCAGAGATCACCTGGGTGGCAGAGGTGGTAGACTACGTTTTGAGGATATCGAAGGCATGAACGCGAAAGGAGGGTGCAAACGTTCTTTCAACGCCCGCTGAACCCCTCTTCGGCTCAAGCAGAGGGGCGGCGGCGCGGGCGCGTCCTTCTAGAAGGGCGGGCGAAGGCCAGGCGTTGGAACATGTCCTGTAGATCCTTTGGTGCTGGGGAAGACGCTGGCTCCTTTGGCTCATTCTCCGGCGTCAGTGGAAAAGTGGGCCGAGGGCGGGGCCGTTCGGATACACGCACCCCGATCTGACCACCGGCATATCCGGCCAGAGATCGTCGAGCACGAGGGGAGCGCAACTTGCGCAGCGCGCGCGACTCGATCTGGCGCACGCGCTCACGGGTAACCCCCAGTTCCTCGGCTACTTCCTGCAGTGTGCGCATATCTCCACCATCCAGCCCGTAGCGAAGGTACAATACCTCAGCCTCCCGTTTGTTGAGCGCTTGCAGGGCAATCCGCACGTCCTCACGCAGCTGGCTGAGCGAAGCTACGTCAAAGGGCGTAGGGGCATCCATGTCCACGA
This window contains:
- a CDS encoding M48 family metallopeptidase gives rise to the protein MAMATSASTELDALRLDPERQAQAKEYARIRRRLLAVELGIGLAFLLIWWWSGLTFRLRDALAGLPAWAGLALYLIAFGASYTALTLPLSWYAGFALPHRYGLSTRSLRSWALDEVKGLAVAGFLLLSLAEAIYALLRAQPDRWWIWAGLAYLAFTVALVHLAPVLIAPLFYKFEPLIERSDDAQERARAQALADRLTRLAERAGTRVRGVYAFNMSRTTTAANAALIGLGNTRRIILADTLLDRYTPDEIETILAHELAHQVHNDTGKGIAFATALILPGFYLAHLALWWGASHFGFQGIADLAAIPWFALVMSGFLLVTLPLQNAWSRWRERLADRYALEATGRPHAFASAMMRLANQNLAEAEPPRWVVWLLHSHPPTGERIRMAERYAQAMRDRSSS
- a CDS encoding YHS domain-containing protein; translated protein: MAASFGKDSVTVLHMLRDIKPDIEVIYLNAGYEFPETLMFIERLKQDLNGPAVGQALPKREESAASMWALLTALNTKTKERRVVMAKDVVCGMEVDPKKAAGKSEYQGQTYYFCSRGCKAAFDKEPQKYVGRAQGHGVHRSHY
- the rsmA gene encoding 16S rRNA (adenine(1518)-N(6)/adenine(1519)-N(6))-dimethyltransferase RsmA, producing the protein MNVHEILRQHHLRPRKGLGQHFLVDEVHLARIVAAAELTKADVVLEIGPGLGTLTERLAEAAGRVIAVELDSRMVAILAETLAGRTNVHIVHGDILSLDPAQLVTEGPNVDISSLCPSSLVCPISYKVVANLPYYITSAVIRHLLEARLPPSLMVLTVQREVAQRMIARPPEMNLLAISVQLYASVEIVDRIPAGAFYPAPKVDSAVVRLRRYERPAVDVTDVESFFEVVKAGFGQRRKQLRNALASGLGRSPASVAAVLRTAQVDPHRRAETLTLEEWARLARAVDSLPAQC
- a CDS encoding site-2 protease family protein, with translation MLTSGMSLPVLLARLLILIIALTVHEFAHAWVAVRLGDPTPRREGRLTLNPRAHLDVLGSLMFLIAGFGWAKPVRWSPWNIRIDPRWGRLLVAAAGPLSNLLLAFLMALVVQVVEMPMVDRRSGIWTILPSPVLFTQQFILLNVVLCFFNLLPITPLDGFEVAVGLLPPRLAYQFRRLEPYGPFILLALIILPINLLGLILTPPVTATLRLLLG
- a CDS encoding DUF1405 domain-containing protein; its protein translation is MISLYHRFVHWMLSPWIVTAIFIGNMIGAVAGMIYWYGGHFAASPWYLWPFIPDSPGSTFLVLPALALILWKRPGWPLLNAFAAFGVIKYGLWTVAFWSLFWLSGGPFTLENVAMTFTHLVMTGEGLFLLYYARLTRRAAIGLSLWFAFNDWTDYGPLQTRPGLPLGVSIATMMWVAVALTGLLSAVCIWIADRGEQRWMGR
- a CDS encoding prephenate dehydrogenase, which produces MAKAKITIVGLGVVGSSIGMALCQGDREFEVIGHDREPGVAAAARKAGAVDRTEWNLIRACEDADFIILALPVMAIRETMEAITHVLKPGCIITDTASIKEPVLRWADELLPDSTHFVGGDPILRHPEGRAATGVGSAELLQGAIYCLCPAPTTAPDAVQVVASLVSRLGAQPLFLDASEHDGLMAGADQLPAVLAVALLEVTALTAPWQEMRKLAGAQYQSATWLSSGDPAIYCDAMLANRENVVRWIDTYIAGLQRWRQRIVEGEPDVLKKSLEQMLAAREQWQQQKASGRWEASERESLAEIPSPWQSLFGIRRWPRKP